One window of Myxocyprinus asiaticus isolate MX2 ecotype Aquarium Trade chromosome 4, UBuf_Myxa_2, whole genome shotgun sequence genomic DNA carries:
- the LOC127431722 gene encoding transgelin-3-like codes for MANKGPSYGLSREVQSKIDKKYDPELEERLVQWIIAQCGDSVGKPQPGKQGFQQWLKDGCILCELINSLYKDSKPVKKIASSGMAFKQMEQISQFLGAAERYGVTKSDMFQTVDLWEGKDLAAVQMTLMCLGSLAVTKSDGCYRGDPSWFHKKSQENKRDFSEEQLKEGQSVIGLQMGTNKGASQTGMTGYGRPRQILNNK; via the exons ATGGCAAATAAAGGTCCATCCTATGGTCTGAGCCGTGAGGTGCAGAGTAAGATTGACAAGAAATACGATCCTGAGCTGGAGGAGCGACTGGTGCAGTGGATCATCGCTCAGTGTGGCGATTCAGTAGGAAAACCTCAACCTGGAAAACAAGGCTTCCAGCAGTGGCTTAAGGATGGATGT ATTTTATGTGAGCTGATTAACAGTCTCTATAAGGATTCAAAGCCTGTGAAAAAGATTGCAAGTTCTGGAATGGCTTTTAAACAGATGGAGCAGATCTCACAGTTCCTCGGTGCAGCTGAACGCTACGGAGTCACCAAGTCTGACATGTTCCAAACTGTGGACCTCTGGGAGG GTAAGGACCTTGCTGCTGTGCAGATGACCCTGATGTGTTTGGGGAGTCTGGCTGTTACTAAGAGCGATGGTTGTTACCGCGGTGACCCCAGTTGGTTCCACAA GAAATCACAAGAGAACAAGAGGGACTTTTCTGAGGAACAGCTGAAAGAGGGTCAAAGTGTAATTGGCCTACAGATGGGCACTAACAAAGGGGCATCGCAGACAGGCATGACTGGTTACGGTCGACCTCGGCAGAtcttaaacaacaaataa